From Camelus dromedarius isolate mCamDro1 unplaced genomic scaffold, mCamDro1.pat HAP1_SCAFFOLD_88, whole genome shotgun sequence:
GCTTGCCTGATGAAGTGCCAAGAATctcagagcagaaggaagaggagaagataACCAGGATGGGGGTAGAGTTTCCTAGACAGGTGCAGCAGGGTGACTGCCATTAGGAATGCATCTCAGGAATCTGATGGCAGGGAATTTAATGATCTGAGGGCACCAGCTGCTCTCAGGCTATGACTGAGTGTGGTAGGAATAGTTAAAACAGGACTGTTTCTGGGAGGCTGATTTTGTTCCTGTTCCATCTGCCCTTTGTTCCCttttggcttttttcttcttttttggtacTTTGTGTGCGGctcatttttcccctttgtagGCTTATTAgcaataaatttcattttgttcgTGTTTGAACTTACCACATATAAtacttttattacttaaaaatctACTGTGAtaacataaaagtatttttatttagcttCATTTTACTATGAGAATATTACAGTAATATTTCATTTCTATCCACTCAACCTTTGGGGGGGTTTTCACTGTCACATACTATGTTTAAATCCCTACACCGCATTGGGGGGTTTTTTCCTCAGGCAGTCAACTatctttcagaaaatttaaatagtaagaaaaattCTGCCCATGCTGTTACTCTCCTAGGGGCTCTCCATTCCTTTTCATAGATCTACATTTCCATTTgctatcattttccttcttcctgaaggacttgctttaacatttcttgtagggTGGGTCTGCTGGTGATGAATCCTCTTAGATTTAGTGTATCtgaaaaaagactttattttgccactgtttttcaaatgttacttaatcaaacttgggtccactcgcCCACTCACAGTAAAGCCCATccactgacaccaggttgtggtgaaggaaagtacaccCAACATGGGTGCATGACGTCCAACAGGGGACAAAGCAAGGAggatgggcagctcatgctcaaaagaccggAACTCCCTGAAggttttcagggaagggtttttaaaggcaaagtcAAGGAGAGGATCAAAGGCTGGGTGATCAGCTCATGctcaattctctgattggttgatggtgaagTAACAAGGTGATGTTTTGGGAACCTCAATCATCAGCCTTCAGATTCCAACCTGTTTGAGGTCTGTGTGCTGATGGTCAGCatatagttaatttcttccacctAGTGGGgcttttagtatctgcaaaacaactcagggatatggctcagaatattattataacccttgaggaggaactaaaggtccttgaatTTGTTAGATgcctaaactattattattttgtcttgcttggcattttctcacttctctgattaaatttgctctttagaactcagggaaggcctaggaggttttctacaaacaagagacAAGGGACACAGGGCAGGTGGGGGGATGGGATCTGTCCCCAGGAAGGACCACATGGTCCTGCTCAGTTTTGGAAAGATATTTTCACCTAATTTCAGAGCGACAGAGAAAGCCTCCCAGAGAAAGATAAGTGGAACCTGAGAGCTGAAGGTAAGCAGCAATCGGCCAGTGAAGATGGAGGGAAAGCACCCCTGACAGGGAGTGTATGAGGTTGTGTAAAACAGCATGTATGAGGTTGTGGAAATCAGAGAGAACATGGGCCATGTGATGAACAGAAAGAGGTTCAGATTGGCTGGAACACAGAGTGTAGGATGCTGATTCAAGATACTGCCTGGAACATTGTGCATTTACTGAATATTTGTTgggttaattaattttttgtaatGACCCTTATTGAAAGaacattctttcatttcttgggCCAATACTGAGGGGTTATTTGTGTAGGCATCCATCTGTAACAGGTCCTCAGACTTCCTCAGACTCAGGATACTATATTATACTTAGCTGTTGTGTATCCTTAACTCTTCTATAATTAGCCATTTCTTCCATGAGCCCTGGCTCCATTTATTAGAGAATAATATAAAGAAACCAAGACCTGGGTGCTGAGTGTGCTCATTGTAGCTAACAATACAAAACTACCCAAGACACAGGATAATAATTAGAAAATCAGTAGATCTTGGCTTCCATGTTTGCAGAAGAATAAACCCCAGGCAAAGGAAATCACTGTAATATGGCTTCCACTGTATGTTTAATCATTAACATGTTTCACTACTATTGGTATCATTTCCATCTGGGATATAGGAGGATTTTTCTgcattaaaagattaaaattgttTTGTGACCCTCCCTGTTATTCTCcttccaccattttttttttccagtttggcaACTTTTGGCTGCAGTCCTTTTCTCACAAATTTAAAGCTATTTGAGACCGTCAATTTTCAAATTCCTGTCCATCCCTGAGATCCAAGAGTAACTTCAACCAAAGGCTATCACCCCCATGGATCCATCATGGAGAGTTACCCCAACTTTGAAATCTGATTCATCATTGACTCCACCTAAAGAAATATCCCAGGAAATTACATCAACCTCCCAACCATCCTTCTCTGAAGCACAAAACATGGATCTCAATATCTTCAACCTCAGTCTTAATAGAAACTGCCTTACCCCTCTACCAGAGGAACTGCTGCAACAGCAATACAGAGATGAGATGATTCAACAAGAAAGGCAGTGGGAAAGGTCAGCATTCCCTCAGAGGAAAAAGACATTCATGGAGAACATGAGACAGAAAACCCTCAATCACACGGCACCTTATCGActtggaagggaaggaaaaatctGTTCCTCACATGATAAAGGTCAGAATAAATTTAAATGCCATTGCAGCCATATCCAAAGGGATACTATTTCTGAGATTTCTGAAGAGCAGAATTCATCCTCTTGGAAAATGCTACTACAGGGCCTTAGTAACTTGAACCTCAGCCCTGATGACACATAGGCCTGCTGTGTACCAGAAGAGCTACCACATGAGTAGGAAAGACAGGAGAGCCaccaagagaaggagaagaaaatcaaaagaattcaTCAGAGGCTCCTAAAATAGTCATTGAAATAAACATGAGAGTCTGATCCTCATGTGATGAGATTAGAATTGATTGAGATGTGTGAATATTGATTTTTAGCCAGTCCCTTGGGTAAAACTTTTGGGGAACTGAACAATTAGGAATGGTCAGTAGGAGCAGCAAGACGCAGTGTCTTGACAAAAAAATCTTATCAGCAAGCAACAATTGTTCTGCCAGTGATTTTAAGGTCACTGTAGGGCAATCTGGGAGGAGTCACTCTGTGGCAAGGAGGATGGGTTAACAGAGGTTCTTAAATGCCCATTATTTGGTTTTCATGATACAACTTGTCTTTTCCCTCTTTGGATTTCTATTTCCCTTATCATATTGCCAATAAGGTATAAAGGATCCATGTAGTGTGAATGTCTTGCTGGttgcaaagtgcttagcacattCTTCACTCT
This genomic window contains:
- the LOC135320887 gene encoding protein FAM156A/FAM156B-like — its product is MDPSWRVTPTLKSDSSLTPPKEISQEITSTSQPSFSEAQNMDLNIFNLSLNRNCLTPLPEELLQQQYRDEMIQQERQWERSAFPQRKKTFMENMRQKTLNHTAPYRLGREGKICSSHDKGQNKFKCHCSHIQRDTISEISEEQNSSSWKMLLQGLSNLNLSPDDT